CGGCCGTCACCGCCTCCCGGCAGACCGTCCTCGCCTCGCTCACCGGCCGGCGCGGAGTCCGCCGCAGCAGCCGGGTGCTGCCCCTGATCGGCCTGGCGGCCCTCCTCGTCGGCGGCGCGGTCGCCCTCTTCGGCTCGATGGTCTCCCAGCAGGTCACCCTCGTGGCCGCCGGCTCCGCCCTCGCCGAGCTGGGCGTCGTCGCCATGACCCCGGCCCTGGTGGGCCTCTTCGGCCGGACCGGCCGCTGGCTGCCGCTCTCCCCGCGCCTCGCGCTGCGGGACGCCGTCCGCAACCGGGGCCGTACGGCACCCGCCGTCGCCGCCGTCCTGGCCGCCGTCGCGGGCACGGTCGCCGTCTCCACGTACATGGCCAGCCGCGAGGCCCAGAACCAGGCCGACTACGAGGCCACCCTGCCGTACGGCGTCGCCGCCGCCTTCGTCCAGGAGGAGGGCGGCCGGGACGTCCCCGCGGTCCGCGACGCCGTCCAGCGCAACTTCCCGGTCGACGTCCGCGCCGACGTCGGGCGCGTCTCCGTCGGCAAGCCCGGCTGCCCACCCTGGGGCGAGGGCGCCGGCTGCGGCCGCTACGAGGTCGTCGTCCCCCGGGCGAACGAGTGCCCGATGTACGCGACGGTCCCGGGCGGCGGCGACCCCTCGGAGAAGTACACACCCGCCCAGCGGCGGAAGATGCTCACCGAGGACTGGCGCTGCAAGGACAACCAGAGCAGCGGGATGTACGTCACCGACGGCGGCCTGGTCGTCGGCGACGCCAAGCTGCTCCAGGTCCTCGGCGTCGACGACCCCGCGACCGTGAAGGCCCTCGCCGACGGCCGGATCGTCGCCTTCAACCGCGCGCTGGTCGCGAAGGACGGCACCGTCGGGATCAAGCAGATCACCGACCTCGCCGCCGCCGACAAGGCCTCCGAGCAGGGCCGCCCCGCACCCGGCAAGGTCAGCACCGTGCCCGCGTACCTGGTGCCCGAGGGCCAGAAGTCCTACGGCGTCCAGGCCCTCATGACCCCGGCCACCGCCAAGGCCACCGGCCTGTCCACGGCCCCGCTGGGCGTGTACGTCAGCACCGACCGGCTCCCGGACAGCGAGCAGCGCCAGAAGCTCGACAGCGACCTCGCCAAGCTCGGCAGCAACGTCGAGCTGCACCTGGAGGAGGGCTTCGTCAACGACAACGGCATCATCCTGCTCTCCCTGGCGATCTTCGCGGGCCTGGTCACCATCGGCGCCGCCGGCATCGCCACCGGACTCGCCCAGGCCGATGCCGAGGCGGATCTGAAGACGCTCGCCGCCGTCGGCGCCCCGCCCCGGGTCCGCCGCACGCTCAGCGGATTCCAGTGCGGAGTCGTCGCCGCGATGGGCGTGCTCCTCGGCTCGGCCGCCGGACTGCTGCCCGCCGTGGGGCTCCGGCTCACCGAGGAGCGCGACCAGATCCGCTTCTACGAGCAGAACCTCGCCGAGGGCTGGAGCGGCGACCTCACCCCGCCGCACGTGCCGATCGTCATCCCCTGGGAGACCCTGGCCGGCCTGCTCGTCGCCGTCCCGCTCGGCGCGGCCCTGCTCGCGGCCCTGGTGACCCGCTCGCGCGGTGCGCTGGCCCGGCGCGCGGCGACCTGACGGTCTTCGTTCCCGTCCTGTGCCCCTGTACGAGGGTGGATCACCCCCGTACAGGGGCACACCCTGTGGTGACGCGTGTGTACGAGAGAATGGCGGCATGGAGATGCCGAGGAATGACAGGTCGCAGGAGAGCCCCCAGGTCCTCATCGTGGGACAGGACGGGATGGCCCTCGGCGGCGCTCAGGGCGACGACGAACCCCGCGAGGTCCCGGTGACGGAAATGGTCGAGCAGCCTGCGAAGGTCATGCGGATCGGCAGCATGATCAAGCAGCTCCTGGAGGAAGTACGGGCGGCCCCTCTGGACGAGGCGAGCCGGGTCAGGCTCAAGGACATCCACGCCAGCTCCGTGAAGGAGCTGGAGGACGGGCTCGCTCCCGAGCTCGTCGAGGAACTGGAGCGGCTCTCCCTGCCGTTCACGGACGAGGCGATCCCCTCCGAGGCGGAGCTGCGCATCGCACAGGCGCAGCTGGTGGGCTGGCTCGAAGGCCTGTTCCACGGCATCCAGACGGCGCTGTTCGCCCAGCAGATGGCGGCCCGCGCCCAGCTGGAGCAGATGCGCCGCGCACTGCCTCCGGGTGCGTCCCACGACGATGACGACGACCACGGCCACGGGGCGGTGCGCTCGGGACCGTACCTGTAGGTCGTTCTCCGCGTACGGAGGAAGGGCCCGGCACACGACGTGTGCCGGGCCCTTCCTCATGGGGTTCAGCCCTGCGGTACGAGCAGCAGGACCTTGCCGACGTGGCCGCTCTCCTCAAGGGCCCGGTGCCCCTCGGCGGCCTCCGGCATCGGCACGGTGCGGTCGACGACCGGCCGGACCGTGCCCGCGCCGATCAGCGGCCAGACGTGCTCCCGTACGGCCGCGACGATCGCCGCCTTCTCCTGCGCCGGACGGGACCGCAGCGTGGTCGCCAGGACCGCGGCGCGCTTCCTGAGCAGCGCCCCGAGGTTCAGCTCGCCCTTCACCCCGCCCTGGAGGCCGATGACGACCAGGCGGCCGCTCACGGCCAGCGCCCGCACGTTCCGCTCCAGGTACTTGGCGCCCACGATGTCCAGGATGACGTCCGCGCCGGCGCCGTCCGTCGCCTTCGCCAGCTCCTCGACGAAGTCCTGCTCGCGGTAGTCGATGAGGATGTCCGCGCCCAGCTCGGCGCAGCGCGCCAGCTTCTCGGGGCCTCCGGCGGTGACCGCGACCCGCGCGCCGACCGCCTTCGCCAGCTGGATCGCCATCGTGCCGATGCCGCTCGCACCGCCGTGCACGAGCAGCGTCTCGCCGGGCCGCAGGTGGGCCAGCATGAAGATGTTGGACCAGACGGTGCACGCGACCTCGGGGAGCGCGGCGGCCGTGGCCAGGTCGACGCCCTCCGGGACGGGCAGCAGCTGGCCGGCCGGGACCACGACCTTCTCGGCGTAGCCGCCGCCGGAGAGCAGCGCGCACACCTCGTCGCCGACGGCCCAGCCGGACACCCCGGGGCCGAGCGCGGCGACCCGGCCCGCGCACTCCAGGCCGGGGTAGGGGGAGCTGCCCGGCGGCGGGTCGTAGAAGCCCTGGCGCTGGAGCAGATCGGCGCGGTTGACCGCGCTCGCCACGACCTCGACGAGCACCTCGCCCTCGCCGGGTACGGGATCGGGCACCTCGGCCCAGACGAGGGCCTCGGGACCACCGGGTTCCGGAATCGTGATCGCATACATGGCGGCGAGGCTACTCCCGCCGTGCTGGGTGCGGGCTCAGTCCTCGGGCGGCGTGGAGAGCGGGGTCACCGGCGCGGCGCGCACGATGGTGATCACCCGGTCGGTGAGCTGGAGGGGGCTGGCCGCGGGGTCGTCGTACCCGAGCAGCCGGTGGCCGCGGAGCACGCTCACCACCAGGTCGCCGGTCTCCCGCACGTTCTTGCCGACCTCGCTCTTGGTCACCGGCCGTTCCACGAGGTCGAGGCCCGAGCCCTGCTGGATGAGGTCCTCCATCACCGTGCCGGCGCTGGGGCTCAGCACGGAGAGGCCGAGCAGGCGCCCGGCGGCGCTGGCGCTGGTGATGACCGCGTCCGCACCGGACTGGCGGAGGAGCGGCGCGTTCTCCTCCTCGCGGACCGCGGCGACGATCTTCGCGCCGCGGTTGAGCTGGCGCGCCGTCAGGGTGACCAGGACCGCCGTGTCGTCGCGCTGGGTCGCGATCACGATCTGCCGGGCCCGCTGCACCTCGGCCCGCAGCAGGACGTCGCTGCGGGTGGCATCGCCGATGACCCCGACGAAGCCGTCCGCGTTCGCCGTCTCGATCACCTTGGTGGAGGGGTCGACGATGACGATCTGGTCCTTGCGGAGTCCGGTCGCGCAGAGCGTCTGGATCGCGGACCGCCCCTTCGTCCCGAATCCGACGATGACGGTGTGGTCGCGCAAGGTGGACCTCCAGCGGTTCAGCCGGAACTCCTCCCGGGTCCGTTCGGTGAGGACCTCGAGAGTGGTGCCGACCAGGATGATCAGGAACAGCACGCGCAGCGGCGTGACGAGGAGGATGTTCGCGAGCCTGGCCGTGTCGCTGTACGGGACGATGTCGCCGTATCCGGTGGTGGAGAGCGTCACGGTCGCGTAGTAGGCGCAGTCGAGGAAGTCGAGCTTCTCGTCGGCGTTGTCGTGGTAGCCGTCGCGGTCCACATAGACGATGAGGACCGTCACGAACAGGACGCCGAGCGCCATCAGCAGCCGCTTGCCGACCTGGCGCAGCGGCCGCTCGACGACCCTGCGGGGCAGTCGGACCTGCGGGCCCGAGATCCGCTCCTCCGCGTTCCGGGCCATCGCGTCACGGCTGGGAAGTTTCACGTGAAACACGCTCCCTGGGCCGGTACGGCGCGCGATGTCGGCGGCCAGGGAAGGTCGAGGACATCGAGCTCCTGGCCGGACCGGGCACCGCCGGGCGGGACGACGGCCATGCCGTCCGCGACGGCGATGCCCCGGAGCATGGCGGGCCCGTTGTAGCGCAGCGGAACGAGCCGCTCGCCGTGCCGGACGACCGGGACGAGCCGGGTGTCGTACGGATGCCCGTGCACCTCTTCCGCGACGGGGGCGCGGCCCTCGGCGGGAGAGGTGCCGCCGAGGGCGGCGAGGAGCGGCTGAGCGAGCGTGAGGAGCCCGGAGACGGCGGCGAGCGGGTTGCCGGGCAGGCCGACCAGGTGGCGGTGGCCGCCGAGGGCCGCGAGGAGCATGGGGTGACCGGGGCGGACCTTCACCCCGTCGACGAGGAGCGTGGCGCCCGCCTTGTCGAGCACCCGGTGGAGGTGGTCGACGGGCCCGGCGGCGGTGCCTCCGGTGGTGACGACCAGATCGGCGGCGGAGCCGGTGACGGCCGCGTACAGCTCCTCGGCGTCGTCGCCGATCCGCCGGGTGGCGAGCACCTCGGCGCCGAGCGCCTCCAGCCAGGGGCCGAGCATCGGGCCGAGGGCGTCGCGGATGAGCCCCTCGTGGGGGAGCCCGGCCGTGAGCAGCTCGTCGCCGAGGACGAGGACCTCGACCCGGGGGCGCACCGGTACGGCGAGCTCGTCGTAGCCGGCGGCCGCGGCGAGGCCCAGGACGACGGGGGTCACGACGGTGCCCGCGGGGAGCAGCTCGTCGCCGGAGCGGCACTCCTGGCCCCGGGGCCGGATGTCCTGCCGCGGGGCCACGTCGCGCAGGGCGTGCAGCACGAGACCCGCGGCCCCGGTCCGCGCCGTGCGGGAGTGCTCGCTGCGGATGACGGCGGTGGTCCGGGGCGGGACGGGGGCGCCGGTGGCGATCCGTACGGCCTCGCCCTCGGCCAGTGCGGCGGCGGGCGCGTGCCCGGCGAGGACGGGGGTCTCCGCGCGGACGGTCCAGGGGCCCGGGCCCGCCACGGCCCAGCCGTCCATGGCGGAGGTGTCGAAGGAGGGCAGGTCGGTGAGGGCGAGGAGCGGCTCGGCCAGGACCCGTCCGAGTGTCTGCCCGAGCGGAAGGCGACGCGGCTCGCGGCCGGCCCGCGCGGCGGTTCCGGCGCGGGCGGCGGCGGCCCGGGCCTCGGGCCAGGCGGTGGCGCGGTGCGGCGGCTCGGCCCGCGCGGCTGTGGTCGTTCCCGGGGCCACGGATGCGGGCTCCTTCAGGGTCATCCGGCCTCGTCCTACTCGGTGGCTTTTTCGGCGGGCTGCTCGGCGGGCTGCTCGCCGTCCTGTTCGGCGGCCCAGCGCTGGGCGAGCGCGGCGGCCTTGCGGGCGGCCTCGGCGACGGCCTCGGGCCCGCCCTCGCCGCCCGCGCGGGCTGCCGCGTAGCCGACCAGGAAGGTGGTCAGGGGCGCGGCGGGGCGGGCCACGCCGTGGGCGGCGTCGCGGGCGAGGTCGAGCAGCACGCCGGTGTCGACGTCCAGTTCGATGCCCAGTTCGGTCTTGACTGCGGTGATCCATTCATCCAGCACGCTCCCATGCTCCCTGATGCGGGCCCGGGCCGTGGCGATGTCCTCCCAGGTGTCGCAGTCGAAGGAGGCCAGGGGGTCGGCGGCGACGCGGGTGAGACGGAGTCCGCCGGTGAGCCGGCGCAGGGGTCCGCCGTCGAGGGTGCCCCGCTCTTCGGCGACGTGATCCAGTTCGCGCAGGAGGGGGGTGCGGCGGTACGCGGCGACGAGCGGCTGGTCCCGCCCCTCGGCGTCGGTGAGGAGTGCGGCCTCGGCCTCGGGGGCCGCGTCGAGCGCGTCGAGGAGGCGGCGGACGGTGGCCCCGTCGAGGAAGGGCAGGTCGGCGGAGAGGACGAGGAGGACGTCGGCGCCGGTCTCCCGTACCCCGGCGCCGAGGGCGGCCAGCGGGCCGCCACCGGGCGGGTCCTCCCTGGTCCAGCGGACGGGACGGGCCGTGGGGCGGGGGGCGGCGACGACCACGGTGCGGCCGGCGTCGGGGCAGGCCGCGAGCACCCGGTCGAGCAGGGTCCGGCCCCCGATCCGTACCCCGGGCTTGTCGGAGCCGCCGAGACGCCGGGCGGCGCCCCCGGCGAGCACGACGGCGTCGTATGCGGTGGTCACCCCAGCAGTATGGGCCGCGGGAGGGTACGGCCGATGGGCCCGTCTCCCTTGCTGAGACGGGCCCGTCGGACGGAGGCACCGGCGCGGCGCCGTGGGGGACGCCCCGCGTCAGACCGTGCGGCACCGGCGCGGCGCCGTGGGGGACGCCCCGCGTCAGACCGTGCGGAGCAGGACCGCGGGCTGCTCGACGCAGTCCGCCACGTACCGCAGGAAGCCGCCGGCCGTGCCGCCGTCGCAGACGCGGTGGTCGAAGGTGAGCGAGAGCTGCACCACCTGACGGACGGCCAGTTCGCCCTGGTGCACCCAGGGCTTGGGGATGATCCGGCCGACACCGAGCATGGCGGCCTCGGGGTGGTTGATGATCGGCGTGGAGCCGTCGACCCCGAACACCCCGTAGTTGTTGAGGGTGAACGTGCCGCCGGTCAGATCGGCCGGGGTGATCGCACCCTGCCGGGCCGCCTCCGTCAGCCGGGCGAACTCCGCCGTCAGCGACTCGGCCGTGCGCGTCCCCGCGTCCTTGACCACGGGGACGACGAGCCCGCGCGGGGTCTGGGCGGCGAAGCCGAGGTGCACGGACGGCAGCCGGACGATCTCCCGGGCGGCCATGTCCACCGTGGAGTTGAGCTCGGGGAACCGGGCCAGGGCGTGGACGCAGATGCGCGCGAGGAGCGCGAGGAGCGAGATCTTCGATCCACCTGCCGCGTTCATCGCCGTCCGTGCCGCCATCAGCTCGGTCGCGTCGGCGTCGACCCAGCAGGTCGCGTCGGGGATCTCCGTACGGCTGCGGGACAGCTTGTCCGCCACCACGCCGCGGACCCCGCGCAGCGGAATCCGCTCACCGGCCGGAGCCGCGAGGGCCGCGACCGGCGCGGCGGCTGCGGGCGCCGGAGCGGCGACCGACCGCTCCAGGGCCGCGAGGGCCAGCTCCACGTCGGCCCGCAGGATCAGCCCCTCGGGCCCGGATCCGCGCACCTCCCGCAGATCGAGGCCCCGGTCGCGGGCCAGCTTCCGCACGAGCGGCGAGATGACCGGCACGGGCCCCTCGTGCCCGGCCGACGCCGGAGCCGCCGGGGCGGGAGCGGCGACAGGGGCCGGAGCGGCAGCCGGAGCGGCCACCGGAGCCTGCGCGGCCGCCGGGTTCGTGTGCCGCACCCGGCGGCGCCGGGCCGCGGGCCCGGCCGTGCCGTAGCCGACGAGCACATTGCCCGAGTACTCCGAGGAGACGGCCTCGGCGGATGCCGTCGGAGCCGCTTCGGGAGCCGCCTCCGCGAGCTCCTCCGGCGCGCCCGTGCCGCCCACGGCGACCGTCAGGAGCGGTGCGCCGACGGGCAGTTCGGTGCCCTCCTCGCCGTAACGGGCGGTGACGACGCCGCCGTACGGGCAGGGCA
This is a stretch of genomic DNA from Streptomyces sp. R44. It encodes these proteins:
- a CDS encoding molybdopterin molybdotransferase MoeA, producing the protein MTLKEPASVAPGTTTAARAEPPHRATAWPEARAAAARAGTAARAGREPRRLPLGQTLGRVLAEPLLALTDLPSFDTSAMDGWAVAGPGPWTVRAETPVLAGHAPAAALAEGEAVRIATGAPVPPRTTAVIRSEHSRTARTGAAGLVLHALRDVAPRQDIRPRGQECRSGDELLPAGTVVTPVVLGLAAAAGYDELAVPVRPRVEVLVLGDELLTAGLPHEGLIRDALGPMLGPWLEALGAEVLATRRIGDDAEELYAAVTGSAADLVVTTGGTAAGPVDHLHRVLDKAGATLLVDGVKVRPGHPMLLAALGGHRHLVGLPGNPLAAVSGLLTLAQPLLAALGGTSPAEGRAPVAEEVHGHPYDTRLVPVVRHGERLVPLRYNGPAMLRGIAVADGMAVVPPGGARSGQELDVLDLPWPPTSRAVPAQGACFT
- a CDS encoding TrkA family potassium uptake protein, with the protein product MARNAEERISGPQVRLPRRVVERPLRQVGKRLLMALGVLFVTVLIVYVDRDGYHDNADEKLDFLDCAYYATVTLSTTGYGDIVPYSDTARLANILLVTPLRVLFLIILVGTTLEVLTERTREEFRLNRWRSTLRDHTVIVGFGTKGRSAIQTLCATGLRKDQIVIVDPSTKVIETANADGFVGVIGDATRSDVLLRAEVQRARQIVIATQRDDTAVLVTLTARQLNRGAKIVAAVREEENAPLLRQSGADAVITSASAAGRLLGLSVLSPSAGTVMEDLIQQGSGLDLVERPVTKSEVGKNVRETGDLVVSVLRGHRLLGYDDPAASPLQLTDRVITIVRAAPVTPLSTPPED
- a CDS encoding NAD(P)H-quinone oxidoreductase, translating into MYAITIPEPGGPEALVWAEVPDPVPGEGEVLVEVVASAVNRADLLQRQGFYDPPPGSSPYPGLECAGRVAALGPGVSGWAVGDEVCALLSGGGYAEKVVVPAGQLLPVPEGVDLATAAALPEVACTVWSNIFMLAHLRPGETLLVHGGASGIGTMAIQLAKAVGARVAVTAGGPEKLARCAELGADILIDYREQDFVEELAKATDGAGADVILDIVGAKYLERNVRALAVSGRLVVIGLQGGVKGELNLGALLRKRAAVLATTLRSRPAQEKAAIVAAVREHVWPLIGAGTVRPVVDRTVPMPEAAEGHRALEESGHVGKVLLLVPQG
- a CDS encoding bacterial proteasome activator family protein — translated: MEMPRNDRSQESPQVLIVGQDGMALGGAQGDDEPREVPVTEMVEQPAKVMRIGSMIKQLLEEVRAAPLDEASRVRLKDIHASSVKELEDGLAPELVEELERLSLPFTDEAIPSEAELRIAQAQLVGWLEGLFHGIQTALFAQQMAARAQLEQMRRALPPGASHDDDDDHGHGAVRSGPYL
- a CDS encoding dihydrolipoamide acetyltransferase family protein, with the protein product MAQVLEFKLPDLGEGLTEAEIVRWLVAVGDVVAIDQPVVEVETAKAMVEVPCPYGGVVTARYGEEGTELPVGAPLLTVAVGGTGAPEELAEAAPEAAPTASAEAVSSEYSGNVLVGYGTAGPAARRRRVRHTNPAAAQAPVAAPAAAPAPVAAPAPAAPASAGHEGPVPVISPLVRKLARDRGLDLREVRGSGPEGLILRADVELALAALERSVAAPAPAAAAPVAALAAPAGERIPLRGVRGVVADKLSRSRTEIPDATCWVDADATELMAARTAMNAAGGSKISLLALLARICVHALARFPELNSTVDMAAREIVRLPSVHLGFAAQTPRGLVVPVVKDAGTRTAESLTAEFARLTEAARQGAITPADLTGGTFTLNNYGVFGVDGSTPIINHPEAAMLGVGRIIPKPWVHQGELAVRQVVQLSLTFDHRVCDGGTAGGFLRYVADCVEQPAVLLRTV
- a CDS encoding NTP transferase domain-containing protein, whose protein sequence is MTTAYDAVVLAGGAARRLGGSDKPGVRIGGRTLLDRVLAACPDAGRTVVVAAPRPTARPVRWTREDPPGGGPLAALGAGVRETGADVLLVLSADLPFLDGATVRRLLDALDAAPEAEAALLTDAEGRDQPLVAAYRRTPLLRELDHVAEERGTLDGGPLRRLTGGLRLTRVAADPLASFDCDTWEDIATARARIREHGSVLDEWITAVKTELGIELDVDTGVLLDLARDAAHGVARPAAPLTTFLVGYAAARAGGEGGPEAVAEAARKAAALAQRWAAEQDGEQPAEQPAEKATE
- a CDS encoding FtsX-like permease family protein, with product MKTWFHSWRAAIRIARRDAWRSKGRSALVLAMIALPILGVSALDLTYRSSELSPAEKVERTIGAADARFRDAQVGGVPIFQDPTGEMHTTVKDYENEPWPSGPTDVTKTVPAGSTVLTDGVGSAKLTTAHGLLMTEVRELKASDPIARGILTLLDGRFPEKNDEVIATSHFLETSGLSVGSTLSARNFDRPYRIVGSYELPDTLNADQVNALPGAFLAPYAKAVEKAGLPAPDVSVSYLVRKPGGFTWNNVKEINTKGVAVVSRAVMLDPPAASEVPLNQKEGWGGYESSPGADAAELASLATVVGLAMLEICLLAGPAFAVGARRSRRQLGLVGANGGARSHIRAIVLSGGLVIGVAAAVTGTVLALVLTLLLEPVLEDTMGQRFGAFDIRPLELLGIALLAVLTGLLAAVVPAVTASRQTVLASLTGRRGVRRSSRVLPLIGLAALLVGGAVALFGSMVSQQVTLVAAGSALAELGVVAMTPALVGLFGRTGRWLPLSPRLALRDAVRNRGRTAPAVAAVLAAVAGTVAVSTYMASREAQNQADYEATLPYGVAAAFVQEEGGRDVPAVRDAVQRNFPVDVRADVGRVSVGKPGCPPWGEGAGCGRYEVVVPRANECPMYATVPGGGDPSEKYTPAQRRKMLTEDWRCKDNQSSGMYVTDGGLVVGDAKLLQVLGVDDPATVKALADGRIVAFNRALVAKDGTVGIKQITDLAAADKASEQGRPAPGKVSTVPAYLVPEGQKSYGVQALMTPATAKATGLSTAPLGVYVSTDRLPDSEQRQKLDSDLAKLGSNVELHLEEGFVNDNGIILLSLAIFAGLVTIGAAGIATGLAQADAEADLKTLAAVGAPPRVRRTLSGFQCGVVAAMGVLLGSAAGLLPAVGLRLTEERDQIRFYEQNLAEGWSGDLTPPHVPIVIPWETLAGLLVAVPLGAALLAALVTRSRGALARRAAT